In Populus nigra chromosome 1, ddPopNigr1.1, whole genome shotgun sequence, one genomic interval encodes:
- the LOC133674156 gene encoding protein LOL2-like isoform X1, with product MGFLMFCCREEEEDRQREMQSQVVCRGCASVLLYPSGATNVCCALCSSVTSIPSPGMDMAQLICRGCRSLLMYPHGATTVRCSCCHVVNVAPGYNQAAHVNCGNCRTALTYPNGSPSVKCPVCHYVTNVSMANMRIPLPANRPNGIGGTAPSTSVPLPHSQTQTVVVENPMSVDESGKLVSNVVVGVTTEKK from the exons ATGggttttttgatgttttgttgtagagaggaagaggaagataGACAGAGAGAGATGCAAAGCCAGGTGGTGTGTAGAGGGTGTGCAAGTGTATTGTTATATCCAAGTGGAGCTACTAACGTTTGTTGTGCTTTATGTAGTTCTGTTACTTCCATTCCTTCTCCTG GGATGGACATGGCTCAACTCATATGTAGAGGTTGCAGGTCATTGCTAATGTATCCACATGGAGCAACAACTGTGAGATGCTCCTGCTGCCATGTAGTGAACGTTGCACCAG GATATAACCAGGCCGCTCATGTCAACTGTGGGAACTGCCGGACTGCTCTTACGTATCCAAATGGATCTCCATCTGTCAAGTGTCCTGTCTGTCACTATGTTACTAATGTTAGT ATGGCTAACATGAGAATTCCGCTTCCAGCAAACAGACCTAATGGTATAGGTGGAACAGCACCATCTACTTCAGTG CCATTGCCCCATTCTCAGACTCAAACTGTCGTTGTGGAAAACCCCATGTCTGTTGATGAAAGTGGCAAATTG GTCAGCAATGTTGTTGTTGGTGTCactacagaaaaaaaataa
- the LOC133674156 gene encoding protein LSD1-like isoform X4: protein MGFLMFCCREEEEDRQREMQSQVVCRGCASVLLYPSGATNVCCALCSSVTSIPSPGYNQAAHVNCGNCRTALTYPNGSPSVKCPVCHYVTNVSMANMRIPLPANRPNGIGGTAPSTSVPLPHSQTQTVVVENPMSVDESGKLVSNVVVGVTTEKK from the exons ATGggttttttgatgttttgttgtagagaggaagaggaagataGACAGAGAGAGATGCAAAGCCAGGTGGTGTGTAGAGGGTGTGCAAGTGTATTGTTATATCCAAGTGGAGCTACTAACGTTTGTTGTGCTTTATGTAGTTCTGTTACTTCCATTCCTTCTCCTG GATATAACCAGGCCGCTCATGTCAACTGTGGGAACTGCCGGACTGCTCTTACGTATCCAAATGGATCTCCATCTGTCAAGTGTCCTGTCTGTCACTATGTTACTAATGTTAGT ATGGCTAACATGAGAATTCCGCTTCCAGCAAACAGACCTAATGGTATAGGTGGAACAGCACCATCTACTTCAGTG CCATTGCCCCATTCTCAGACTCAAACTGTCGTTGTGGAAAACCCCATGTCTGTTGATGAAAGTGGCAAATTG GTCAGCAATGTTGTTGTTGGTGTCactacagaaaaaaaataa
- the LOC133674130 gene encoding G-type lectin S-receptor-like serine/threonine-protein kinase CES101 gives MANRSLLSSKILLIVLVCFCPTFSLAADTLYQGGDALNSSSRLVSKNRLFTLGFVRLGSTEYNASYLGIWYQNDTSHPIWIANRDKPIADDSGVLEIDGDSGTMTVAYSGGNLVDFYSTQSPTTKLTATLEDSGNFVLKDANSRSDQILWQSFDDPTDTFMPGMKLGINHKTGKVRSLTSWMSDSVPASGAFTFEWEPKRQELVIKRRTEIYWTSGPLRSNGSFETFRPNPGLDYTFLIVSNIDEEYFMFTVARNKLTPPETGFSKWLLQFGGGLEEQSNEQISGGNLCNGNNIEMGCVKWDSEPTCRSRDRYELRACDFLVEGGHAVYDNNASLSISDCREICWKDCTCAGINIRGSNANNTGCTFWYGNFTADLSASSIQYFVIVQDTQPAAMKSGERIWIWIVVSVAFVLLVTLAGILWYRRRQRLREKYLDELMTLDAMNDTHELESDGNKGHNLKVYSVATIMAATNSFSAKNKLGQGGFGPVYKGKLPDGREVAVKRLSRTSRQGLVEFKNELILIANLQHSNLVKLLGCCVEGEEKMLVYEYMPNKSLDSFIFDQSRRELLDWKKRFKIIEEIAQGLLYLHKYSRLKIIHRDLKASNILLNEDLSPKISDFGMARIFKINELEANTNRIVGTYGYMSPEYAMEGVFSVKSDAYSFGVLVLEIVSGRKNRGLLQMDPPLNLVGYAWELWKEGNQFELVDSTLRDSCSEDQVLRCIHVGLLCVEDNVNDRPTMSDVLSMLTSDAQLPLLKQPAFSCATYSTDNQSNSSHAEGKEEGKAEDKAEGNSINYVSMSTMEAR, from the exons atgGCTAACAGAAGCCTTCTTTCCTCCAAAATCCTCTTGATcgttttggtttgcttttgtCCCACCTTTTCTTTAGCAGCAGACACACTCTACCAAGGTGGAGATGCCCTCAATTCTTCAAGTAGACTTGTCTCCAAAAATAGGCTCTTCACCTTAGGATTCGTAAGACTTGGCTCTACTGAGTACAATGCTAGCTACTTGGGAATATGGTACCAAAATGATACAAGCCACCCCATCTGGATAGCTAATAGAGACAAACCTATAGCAGATGATTCGGGAGTTCTTGAAATAGATGGAGATTCAGGAACCATGACAGTTGCATACTCAGGTGGGAACCTTGTTGATTTTTACTCAACTCAATCTCCCACCACAAAGTTAACAGCTACGTTAGAAGATTCAGGTAATTTTGTTCTGAAAGATGCAAATTCTCGCAGCGATCAGATTTTATGGCAAAGCTTTGATGATCCTACCGACACATTCATGCCTGGAATGAAGTTAGGAATCAACCATAAAACTGGTAAAGTCCGGTCCCTTACATCATGGATGAGTGACTCAGTCCCAGCTTCGGGTGCTTTCACATTTGAGTGGGAGCCCAAAAGACAGGAATTAGTTATTAAGCGACGAACTGAGATTTATTGGACTAGTGGACCATTGAGGAGCAATGGCAGCTTTGAAACTTTTCGGCCCAATCCCGGACTCGACTATACTTTTCTTATTGTTTCAAACATTGATGAGGAATACTTTATGTTCACGGTGGCAAGAAACAAATTAACTCCTCCGGAGACGGGATTTTCAAAGTGGCTGCTGCAATTTGGTGGGGGGCTAGAAGAGCAAAGCAATGAACAAATTTCTGGAGGCAACCTTTGTAATGGAAACAACATAGAAATGGGATGTGTGAAATGGGATTCAGAACCTACATGCCGTAGTAGGGACAGATATGAGTTGAGAGCATGTGACTTTTTGGTAGAGGGAGGTCATGCAGTTTATGATAATAATGCTAGTCTCAGCATTAGTGATTGCAGGGAAATCTGCTGGAAAGACTGTACGTGTGCAGGCATTAATATTAGAGGCAGTAATGCCAACAATACTGGATGCACATTTTGGTATGGAAACTTTACGGCAGACCTGAGTGCCAGTTCGATTCAATACTTTGTAATTGTGCAAGACACACAACCAGCTGCAA TGAAATCAGGGGAAAGGATCTGGATATGGATTGTAGTTTCTGTGGCATTTGTTCTATTAGTGACACTAGCAGGTATCTTGTGGTACAGGAGAAGGCAAAGACTCAGAG AGAAGTATCTGGATGAATTAATGACATTGGATGCGATGAATGACACGCATGAGCTCGAAAGTGATGGAAACAAGGGACATAATTTGAAAGTATATAGTGTTGCAACAATCATGGCCGCGACAAATTCTTTCTCAGCAAAGAATAAACTTGGACAGGGTGGTTTTGGACCTGTTTACAAG GGGAAATTGCCAGATGGTCGAGAAGTAGCCGTAAAAAGACTATCAAGAACTTCAAGACAAGGTCTTGTGGAATTTAAAAATGAACTTATACTCATAGCTAATCTGCAACATTCGAATCTTGTCAAGCTCCTAGGCTGCTGCGTTGAAGGGGAAGAGAAAATGTTAGTGTACGAGTACATGCCTAATAAAAGTTTGGATTCATTTATCTTTG ATCAATCAAGGAGAGAGCTGTTAGACTGGAAGAAAcgttttaaaatcattgaagaGATAGCTCAAGGTCTCCTATACCTTCATAAGTACTCAAGATTAAAGATAATTCATAGGGATTTGAAGGCCAGTAACATACTACTAAATGAAGATCTTAGCCCCAAAATTTCAGACTTCGGTATGGCAAGAATTTTCAAGATTAATGAATTGGAAGCAAACACAAACCGCATCGTTGGAACTTA TGGCTATATGTCCCCTGAGTATGCCATGGAAGGCGTTTTCTCTGTGAAATCTGATGCCTACAGCTTTGGAGTTTTGGTGTTGGAAATTGTGAGCGGTAGGAAAAATCGTGGCCTTCTTCAAATGGATCCCCCTCTCAACCTTGTGGGATAT GCATGGGAGCTATGGAAAGAAGGTAACCAATTTGAGCTAGTGGATTCAACATTGAGGGATTCTTGCTCTGAAGACCAAGTGTTGAGATGCATTCATGTGGGCTTGCTATGCGTAGAAGATAATGTGAACGATAGGCCTACTATGTCAGATGTTCTATCGATGTTAACTAGTGATGCACAATTACCATTGCTCAAACAGCCAGCATTTTCATGCGCAACATATAGTACGGACAATCAATCGAATTCAAGCCATGCAGAGGGCAAGGAAGAGGGCAAGGCAGAGGACAAGGCAGAAGGGAATTCCATAAATTACGTATCTATGTCGACTATGGAAGCACGATAG
- the LOC133674137 gene encoding vacuolar protein sorting-associated protein 2 homolog 2-like isoform X1 produces MNIFKKKTSPKEALRTSKREMTVATRGIEREIASLQLEEKKLVAEIKQTAKTGNEAATKILARQLVRLRQQITNLQGSRAQIRGVATHTQALYASTSISTGMKGATKAMVAMNKQMAPAKQAKVIKEFQMQSAKMDMTIEMMSEAIDETLDKDEAEEETEELTNQVLDEIGVDIASQLSSAPKGRIASKNAPNTVSSPEPPNVDDLEKRLASLRRV; encoded by the exons ATGAAtatcttcaagaaaaaaacttctCCTAAAg AGGCTCTCAGGACTAGCAAGAGAGAAATGACTGTTGCCACAAGAG GGATTGAACGTGAAATTGCATCTCTTCAGTTGGAG GAGAAGAAATTGGTGGCAGAGATAAAACAAACAGCAAAAACTGGAAATGAG GCTGCTACTAAAATCTTAGCTCGGCAACTTGTTCGACTTCGGcaacaaataacaaatttgCAGGGGAGTCGTGCCCAAATCAGAGGCGTTGCTACTCATACACAG GCTTTGTATGCCAGCACTTCAATTTCTACTGGGATGAAAGGCGCAACTAAGGCAATGGTGGCTATGAACAAG CAAATGGCTCCAGCAAAACAAGCTAAAGTGATCAAAGAGTTCCAGATGCAGTCAGCAAAAATGGACATGACG ATTGAGATGATGTCAGAGGCTATTGATGAGACTTTAGACAAAGACGAGGCTGAAGAGGAAACAGAGGAGCTCACTAACCAG GTTCTTGATGAGATTGGTGTGGACATAGCATCTCAG TTATCTTCAGCTCCAAAAGGTCGGATTGCATCAAAGAATGCTCCTAATACTGTTTCAAG CCCCGAGCCTCCCAATGTTGATGATCTTGAAAAAAGATTGGCCTCTCTCAGACGCGTTTAA
- the LOC133680950 gene encoding ACT domain-containing protein ACR10-like, with protein sequence MGILYDDDVVIIRQSEKEGDPTVITVNCPDKTGLGCDLCRIILFFGLSIVRGDVSTDGKWCYLVFWVVGKSTTRWGLLKKRLVEACPSCSSASGLSFYRSELQPPRPPDVFLLKLSCQDRRGLLHDVTSVLCELELTIKKVKVSTTPDGRVIDLFFITDNRELLHTNKRKEDTCDHLKAVTGNSMISCDIEIVGPEITACSAESSFLPTAITENILPLEMPDELPSSLTSTSVSVNMDNSLSPGHTLVQIVCQDHKGLLYDIMRTLKDYNIQISYGRFSMNHGRACDIDLFLVQTDGKKIVDPRKQKALSSRLEMELVRPLRVATVSRGPDTELLVANPVELSGKGRPLVFHDITLALKMLNTCIFSAEIRRRMIGDREFEVYRVLLDEGEGLAVPRSKIEKQVWKMLMGWEQ encoded by the exons ATGGGAATTTTATATGATGACGATGTAGTGATAATTAGGCAATCCGAGAAAGAAGGAGACCCTACTGTTATCACTGTGAATTGTCCTGACAAGACTGGTCTTGGTTGTGATTTATGCCGTATCATTCTCTTCTTTGGTCTCAGCATTGTTAGAGGAG ATGTGTCTACGGATGGAAAATGGTGCTACTTAGTGTTTTGGGTGGTTGGCAAATCAACAACAAGGTGGGGTTTATTGAAGAAGAGACTAGTAGAGGCATGTCCTTCATGTTCCTCAGCTTCTGGGTTGTCTTTTTACCGTTCAGAATTGCAGCCTCCAAGACCACCCGATGTTTTTCTGTTGAAGTTATCTTGTCAAGACAGAAGAGGGCTTTTACATG ATGTGACCAGTGTGCTTTGTGAGCTTGAACTCACTATAAAAAAAGTGAAGGTATCCACAACACCAGATGGGAGAGTGATCGACCTATTCTTCATTACAGACAACAG GGAGCTCCTGCATACAAATAAGAGAAAGGAGGATACATGTGATCACTTAAAAGCTGTTACGGGAAATTCCATGATAAGCTGTGACATAGAAATTGTTGGCCCTGAAATTACTGCATGTTCAGCGGAATCTTCATTTCTTCCAACTGCAATCACAGAAAACATTCTCCCCTTGGAAATGCCAGATGAGCTCCCTAGTTCACTAACTTCCACCAGTGTTTCTGTCAATATGGACAACTCGCTGAGTCCAGGTCACACCCTTGTCCAAATTGTGTGCCAAGATCACAAAGGTCTTCTTTATGACATAATGAGGACTCTAAAGGATTATAATATACAG ATTTCATATGGGCGCTTTTCCATGAATCACGGAAGGGCCTGTGATATTGACTTATTTCTTGTGCAAACCGATGGGAAGAAAATAGTTGATCCTAGAAAGCAGAAAGCATTGTCCTCTCGTTTGGAGATGGAACTAGTGCGCCCTCTACGAGTAGCCACTGTTAGCCGTGGTCCTGATACTGAGCTGCTGGTGGCGAATCCTGTGGAGTTATCTGGCAAGGGCCGGCCTCTTGTTTTTCATGACATCACTCTTGCTCTGAAGATGCTTAACACATGCATTTTCTCG gcCGAGATTAGAAGGCGCATGATTGGAGATCGGGAATTCGAAGTTTACAGAGTCTTACTTGATGAAGGGGAAGGCTTGGCTGTACCAAGAAGCAAAATTGAGAAACAAGTTTGGAAGATGTTAATGGGTTGGGAGCAATGA
- the LOC133674137 gene encoding vacuolar protein sorting-associated protein 2 homolog 2-like isoform X2 → MNIFKKKTSPKEALRTSKREMTVATRGIEREIASLQLEEKKLVAEIKQTAKTGNEAATKILARQLVRLRQQITNLQGSRAQIRGVATHTQALYASTSISTGMKGATKAMVAMNKQMAPAKQAKVIKEFQMQSAKMDMTIEMMSEAIDETLDKDEAEEETEELTNQVLDEIGVDIASQLSSAPKGRIASKNAPNTVSSTLLG, encoded by the exons ATGAAtatcttcaagaaaaaaacttctCCTAAAg AGGCTCTCAGGACTAGCAAGAGAGAAATGACTGTTGCCACAAGAG GGATTGAACGTGAAATTGCATCTCTTCAGTTGGAG GAGAAGAAATTGGTGGCAGAGATAAAACAAACAGCAAAAACTGGAAATGAG GCTGCTACTAAAATCTTAGCTCGGCAACTTGTTCGACTTCGGcaacaaataacaaatttgCAGGGGAGTCGTGCCCAAATCAGAGGCGTTGCTACTCATACACAG GCTTTGTATGCCAGCACTTCAATTTCTACTGGGATGAAAGGCGCAACTAAGGCAATGGTGGCTATGAACAAG CAAATGGCTCCAGCAAAACAAGCTAAAGTGATCAAAGAGTTCCAGATGCAGTCAGCAAAAATGGACATGACG ATTGAGATGATGTCAGAGGCTATTGATGAGACTTTAGACAAAGACGAGGCTGAAGAGGAAACAGAGGAGCTCACTAACCAG GTTCTTGATGAGATTGGTGTGGACATAGCATCTCAG TTATCTTCAGCTCCAAAAGGTCGGATTGCATCAAAGAATGCTCCTAATACTGTTTCAAG TACTCTTCTGGGCTAG
- the LOC133674156 gene encoding protein LSD1-like isoform X3 — translation MQSQVVCRGCASVLLYPSGATNVCCALCSSVTSIPSPGMDMAQLICRGCRSLLMYPHGATTVRCSCCHVVNVAPGYNQAAHVNCGNCRTALTYPNGSPSVKCPVCHYVTNVSMANMRIPLPANRPNGIGGTAPSTSVPLPHSQTQTVVVENPMSVDESGKLVSNVVVGVTTEKK, via the exons ATGCAAAGCCAGGTGGTGTGTAGAGGGTGTGCAAGTGTATTGTTATATCCAAGTGGAGCTACTAACGTTTGTTGTGCTTTATGTAGTTCTGTTACTTCCATTCCTTCTCCTG GGATGGACATGGCTCAACTCATATGTAGAGGTTGCAGGTCATTGCTAATGTATCCACATGGAGCAACAACTGTGAGATGCTCCTGCTGCCATGTAGTGAACGTTGCACCAG GATATAACCAGGCCGCTCATGTCAACTGTGGGAACTGCCGGACTGCTCTTACGTATCCAAATGGATCTCCATCTGTCAAGTGTCCTGTCTGTCACTATGTTACTAATGTTAGT ATGGCTAACATGAGAATTCCGCTTCCAGCAAACAGACCTAATGGTATAGGTGGAACAGCACCATCTACTTCAGTG CCATTGCCCCATTCTCAGACTCAAACTGTCGTTGTGGAAAACCCCATGTCTGTTGATGAAAGTGGCAAATTG GTCAGCAATGTTGTTGTTGGTGTCactacagaaaaaaaataa
- the LOC133674137 gene encoding vacuolar protein sorting-associated protein 2 homolog 2-like isoform X3, producing the protein MTVATRGIEREIASLQLEEKKLVAEIKQTAKTGNEAATKILARQLVRLRQQITNLQGSRAQIRGVATHTQALYASTSISTGMKGATKAMVAMNKQMAPAKQAKVIKEFQMQSAKMDMTIEMMSEAIDETLDKDEAEEETEELTNQVLDEIGVDIASQLSSAPKGRIASKNAPNTVSSPEPPNVDDLEKRLASLRRV; encoded by the exons ATGACTGTTGCCACAAGAG GGATTGAACGTGAAATTGCATCTCTTCAGTTGGAG GAGAAGAAATTGGTGGCAGAGATAAAACAAACAGCAAAAACTGGAAATGAG GCTGCTACTAAAATCTTAGCTCGGCAACTTGTTCGACTTCGGcaacaaataacaaatttgCAGGGGAGTCGTGCCCAAATCAGAGGCGTTGCTACTCATACACAG GCTTTGTATGCCAGCACTTCAATTTCTACTGGGATGAAAGGCGCAACTAAGGCAATGGTGGCTATGAACAAG CAAATGGCTCCAGCAAAACAAGCTAAAGTGATCAAAGAGTTCCAGATGCAGTCAGCAAAAATGGACATGACG ATTGAGATGATGTCAGAGGCTATTGATGAGACTTTAGACAAAGACGAGGCTGAAGAGGAAACAGAGGAGCTCACTAACCAG GTTCTTGATGAGATTGGTGTGGACATAGCATCTCAG TTATCTTCAGCTCCAAAAGGTCGGATTGCATCAAAGAATGCTCCTAATACTGTTTCAAG CCCCGAGCCTCCCAATGTTGATGATCTTGAAAAAAGATTGGCCTCTCTCAGACGCGTTTAA
- the LOC133674147 gene encoding CASP-like protein 1B2 — MALQSEEKLEVGYSSLQPKTRKWVLLMLRVLAFFATAAATVVMGLNKETKTLVVATVGSTPIKASLTAKFQHTPAFLFFVIANGLASIHNLVMIMGDLFGQKLDYKGLRLAMIAILDMMTVALVSGGVSAAAFMAELGKNGNSHARWNKICDKFETFCDHGGGALIASFAGLILMLIISVMSIIKLLSKPKPDSTIVVP; from the exons ATGGCTTTGCAAAGTGAAGAAAAACTTGAGGTTGGATACTCTAGCTTACAGCCAAAGACAAGGAAATGGGTTCTTTTGATGCTAAGGGTGCTTGCATTTTTTGCCACAGCAGCTGCAACAGTTGTGATGGGACTCAACAAAGAAACTAAAACTCTTGTGGTTGCCACTGTTGGGAGTACCCCGATAAAAGCCTCTCTTACTGCCAAGTTTCAACATACCCCAGCATTTTT GTTCTTTGTGATAGCTAATGGATTGGCTAGTATCCATAATTTGGTGATGATTATGGGGGACCTTTTTGGACAGAAGCTTGATTACAAAGGGCTGCGCCTTGCCATGATTGCCATCTTAGATATG ATGACAGTGGCTCTGGTTTCTGGAGGGGTTAGTGCTGCAGCTTTCATGGCTGAGCTAGGCAAGAATGGAAATTCACATGCAAGGTGGAACAAGATCTGTGACAAGTTTGAAACCTTTTGTGACCATGGTGGTGGCGCACTCATTGCTTCCTTTGCTGGTCTTATTCTTATGCTGATTATTAGTGTGATGTCTATCATCAAGCTTCTAAGTAAACCAAAACCAGATAGTACCATTGTAGTCCCATAA
- the LOC133674156 gene encoding protein LOL2-like isoform X2, protein MGFLMFCCREEEEDRQREMQSQVVCRGCASVLLYPSGATNVCCALCSSVTSIPSPGMDMAQLICRGCRSLLMYPHGATTVRCSCCHVVNVAPGYNQAAHVNCGNCRTALTYPNGSPSVKCPVCHYVTNVSMANMRIPLPANRPNGIGGTAPSTSVTQTVVVENPMSVDESGKLVSNVVVGVTTEKK, encoded by the exons ATGggttttttgatgttttgttgtagagaggaagaggaagataGACAGAGAGAGATGCAAAGCCAGGTGGTGTGTAGAGGGTGTGCAAGTGTATTGTTATATCCAAGTGGAGCTACTAACGTTTGTTGTGCTTTATGTAGTTCTGTTACTTCCATTCCTTCTCCTG GGATGGACATGGCTCAACTCATATGTAGAGGTTGCAGGTCATTGCTAATGTATCCACATGGAGCAACAACTGTGAGATGCTCCTGCTGCCATGTAGTGAACGTTGCACCAG GATATAACCAGGCCGCTCATGTCAACTGTGGGAACTGCCGGACTGCTCTTACGTATCCAAATGGATCTCCATCTGTCAAGTGTCCTGTCTGTCACTATGTTACTAATGTTAGT ATGGCTAACATGAGAATTCCGCTTCCAGCAAACAGACCTAATGGTATAGGTGGAACAGCACCATCTACTTCAGTG ACTCAAACTGTCGTTGTGGAAAACCCCATGTCTGTTGATGAAAGTGGCAAATTG GTCAGCAATGTTGTTGTTGGTGTCactacagaaaaaaaataa